The following are encoded in a window of Natronoarchaeum philippinense genomic DNA:
- a CDS encoding DUF7855 family protein, producing the protein MILVVTYSRGARQTLRNVCQSHEDAVVRRFGRAVLFEASQLGAFLALRLRAKHGADVQLERTRPFNEFAAVPEPVRDAAAAYEDREHPSTPYAKFRSGTDHPAVAAMRDGDLRE; encoded by the coding sequence GTGATACTGGTCGTCACCTACTCCAGAGGCGCCCGGCAGACGCTCCGGAACGTCTGTCAGTCTCACGAGGACGCCGTCGTCAGGCGGTTCGGACGCGCCGTGCTGTTCGAGGCGTCCCAGTTGGGTGCGTTTCTCGCGCTTCGGCTCCGGGCCAAACACGGCGCCGACGTACAACTCGAACGGACGCGGCCGTTCAACGAGTTCGCCGCGGTTCCAGAGCCCGTCCGCGACGCCGCCGCGGCCTACGAGGACCGCGAGCACCCGAGCACGCCGTACGCGAAGTTCCGATCCGGAACCGACCATCCCGCCGTCGCCGCGATGCGAGACGGCGACCTCCGCGAGTAG
- a CDS encoding DUF7854 family protein has product MDRISALRNVEDALAAFEDGEADLDRTERRVLGVLRTYATEYESAPDAAYRVETAERADALIVVAASPDDARERVADLLDEPIEPTAIERLDD; this is encoded by the coding sequence ATGGATCGGATCTCCGCGCTTCGGAACGTCGAGGACGCGCTGGCGGCGTTCGAGGACGGCGAGGCCGACCTCGACCGCACCGAACGACGCGTATTGGGCGTGCTCAGAACTTACGCCACCGAGTACGAGAGCGCGCCCGACGCCGCCTACCGGGTCGAAACCGCCGAGCGCGCCGACGCGCTGATCGTCGTCGCGGCGTCGCCCGACGACGCCCGCGAACGCGTCGCAGACCTGCTGGACGAACCGATCGAGCCGACCGCGATCGAGCGTCTCGACGACTAA
- a CDS encoding LAGLIDADG family homing endonuclease: protein MARAENTELVDSFEQFYRNYYREEIGQLAQNYPGEQRTLAVDWQDLYRYDPDLADDYLSQPEQLQEYAEEALRIYDLPVDVSLGRAHVRVHNLPETTEIREIRSRHVGQLLAVQGIVRKATDVRPKIEEAAFECQRCGTLTYIPQSSSDFQEPHECQGCERQGPFNINFDQSEFVDAQRLRVQESPEGLRGGETPQSVDVTIEDDITGEVTPGDHVTVTGILHLQQQGNDQDKSPIFDVYMEGVSVEIEDEEFEDMEISEEDKAEIVELSNDPDIYQKMIESMAPSIYGYDQEKLAIILQLFSGVTKHLPDGSRIRGDLHMLLIGDPGTGKSQLLQYIRELSPRSVYTSGKGSSSAGLTAAAVRDDFGDGQQWTLEAGALVLADKGVAAVDELDKMRCVTGDTLVHTADGIVRIDELAAEATQRGAIEEHDNGRTIRDVDLRVWTLTENERLVQRPVTAIHEYDAPESLHEVTLETGESLTVTPDHPFIALEEGDRTEIPAADLDSGEWVYVPDGIPTAETDGGVTTSGRIDGASPTDSELTPSHGAVLGYLAGDGNIFHDREEGVYGIRFTNTEEQLLSDFEDACETAFEATPVRHPSEQRDGVGNVRLHGKAHLQEVLDAGANLEIYDGKCLPESVTRADRETKAAFVRALADSEGSVEERCIKIHSASYDLLLGVKMLLTEFGVTSQIQHRENEDKRDLYILVVTADDSLRRYNQHIGFTLDRKQNALDQACGVTTGTRTIVDVVPDIGCQLQAAREALRLYVSECGLNDATYCNFENGDANLSFDCGVEIIEAFEERKRTAKADLEKLDESSGWDRIQALKQRYHVSQSELAEGTPYTQQQVSYHWGESEDLRRTVVHRLRTILLPVAGVDFSRLRDLVRGDTKWRRVDSVVEVSPEDANSRARVLSNQLADRVGTAPDEAISTARELLDYDPVLTTNTDVVEAIDTFSISQNTVAERVGVDQATISRWVNDEVPHDHERLASACREIIRDRQAELRALIDGIERRQETNVYDLTVEGTHNFVANGMVVHNSEDRSAMHEALEQQSISISKAGINATLKSRCSLLGAANPKYGRFDQYEPIGEQIDLEPALISRFDLIFTVTDQPDEEEDAQLAEHIIQTNFAGELNTQRTEMATPNVTREQVDAQTEEVEPTIDAELLRKYVAHAKSNVFPTMTEDAQEAIQQFYVDLRSKGTDEDAPVPVTARKLEALVRLAEASARVRLSDTVEVEDAERVIEIVRSCLQDIGVDPETGQFDADVVETGQSKTQRDRIKNIKQLIADVEEDYEDGAPVEVVMDRVDEIGMDQTKAEREIEKLKQKGEVYEPNLDHLRTA, encoded by the coding sequence ATGGCGCGAGCGGAAAATACCGAACTCGTAGACTCCTTCGAGCAGTTCTATCGGAACTACTATCGGGAGGAGATCGGCCAGCTCGCGCAGAACTACCCCGGTGAGCAGCGCACGCTGGCCGTCGACTGGCAGGACCTCTATCGATACGACCCCGACCTAGCCGACGATTATCTCTCACAGCCCGAACAGCTCCAAGAGTACGCCGAGGAGGCGCTTCGGATCTACGACCTCCCCGTCGATGTGAGCCTCGGACGCGCGCACGTCCGCGTTCACAATCTCCCCGAAACGACTGAGATCAGGGAGATCCGATCCCGCCACGTCGGGCAGTTGCTCGCGGTGCAGGGCATCGTCCGCAAGGCGACCGACGTTCGCCCGAAGATCGAGGAAGCGGCCTTCGAGTGCCAGCGCTGTGGCACGCTCACCTACATTCCCCAGTCCTCCAGCGACTTTCAGGAACCCCACGAGTGTCAGGGCTGTGAACGGCAGGGCCCCTTTAATATCAACTTCGACCAGTCGGAGTTCGTCGACGCCCAGCGTCTGCGTGTTCAGGAGAGCCCCGAGGGACTCCGCGGCGGCGAGACGCCCCAGAGCGTCGATGTCACGATCGAGGACGACATCACCGGCGAGGTCACGCCCGGCGACCACGTCACCGTCACCGGCATCCTCCACCTCCAACAGCAAGGCAACGATCAGGACAAGTCCCCGATCTTCGACGTGTACATGGAGGGCGTCTCCGTCGAGATCGAAGACGAGGAGTTCGAAGACATGGAGATCTCCGAGGAGGACAAAGCCGAGATCGTCGAACTCTCGAACGATCCCGACATCTACCAGAAGATGATCGAGTCGATGGCGCCCTCGATCTACGGCTACGATCAGGAGAAACTCGCCATCATCCTGCAACTGTTCTCCGGCGTCACCAAGCATCTCCCGGACGGCTCACGGATCCGGGGTGACCTGCATATGCTGTTGATAGGGGATCCGGGTACGGGAAAGTCCCAACTGCTCCAGTACATTCGTGAACTTTCACCGCGATCCGTCTACACGTCCGGTAAAGGTAGTAGCTCGGCCGGTTTGACTGCAGCTGCGGTCCGCGACGACTTCGGCGACGGTCAGCAGTGGACGCTCGAAGCCGGCGCGCTCGTGCTCGCAGACAAGGGGGTTGCGGCAGTCGACGAACTCGACAAGATGCGGTGCGTGACTGGAGACACGCTCGTTCACACAGCCGACGGGATCGTCCGAATCGACGAACTCGCCGCGGAAGCTACGCAGCGGGGAGCGATCGAGGAACACGACAATGGCCGGACGATCCGGGATGTCGACCTCCGGGTCTGGACGCTCACCGAAAACGAACGGCTCGTCCAGCGGCCGGTCACGGCAATCCACGAGTACGATGCTCCTGAATCTCTTCACGAAGTCACGTTAGAGACCGGCGAATCGCTCACCGTGACGCCCGATCATCCGTTCATCGCTCTCGAAGAGGGCGACCGAACCGAGATACCGGCCGCAGATCTCGACAGCGGTGAGTGGGTGTACGTGCCCGATGGGATTCCGACAGCGGAGACAGATGGTGGTGTCACAACGTCCGGCCGGATTGACGGCGCTTCCCCCACAGACAGCGAACTGACGCCGTCACACGGCGCGGTGCTGGGATACCTCGCGGGCGACGGAAACATCTTCCACGACCGCGAAGAAGGCGTCTACGGAATCCGGTTCACCAACACGGAAGAGCAGTTGCTGTCGGACTTCGAGGATGCCTGTGAGACGGCGTTCGAAGCGACGCCGGTCCGTCATCCGAGCGAACAGCGTGATGGAGTCGGAAACGTACGGCTTCACGGGAAGGCACACCTCCAGGAGGTGCTCGATGCCGGTGCGAATCTCGAAATCTACGACGGTAAGTGTCTCCCCGAATCGGTCACACGAGCCGATCGAGAGACGAAAGCGGCGTTCGTTCGAGCACTCGCCGATTCTGAAGGGTCGGTCGAGGAGCGCTGTATCAAGATCCACTCCGCGAGTTACGATTTGCTTCTCGGGGTGAAGATGCTGCTCACGGAGTTCGGGGTTACCAGCCAGATTCAGCATCGCGAGAACGAGGACAAACGCGACCTCTACATTCTCGTGGTCACGGCTGACGATTCGCTTCGTCGATATAACCAACACATCGGGTTTACGCTCGACAGGAAACAGAACGCCCTCGATCAGGCCTGCGGTGTGACGACTGGGACTCGTACGATCGTCGATGTTGTACCGGACATTGGGTGCCAGCTGCAAGCAGCACGCGAAGCTCTTCGCCTGTACGTCTCGGAATGCGGTCTCAACGATGCGACATACTGTAATTTCGAGAACGGCGACGCGAACCTCTCGTTCGATTGCGGCGTCGAGATTATCGAGGCGTTTGAGGAGCGCAAGCGGACCGCGAAAGCTGATCTGGAAAAACTGGACGAGAGCTCGGGATGGGATCGGATACAGGCGCTCAAACAACGCTACCACGTCTCCCAGTCAGAACTCGCTGAGGGTACGCCCTACACCCAGCAACAAGTTTCGTACCATTGGGGTGAAAGCGAGGATCTCAGACGCACGGTCGTCCACAGGCTGCGAACGATACTGCTGCCGGTCGCCGGGGTCGACTTCTCTCGACTTCGGGACTTGGTTCGGGGTGATACCAAGTGGCGGCGGGTCGATTCCGTCGTAGAAGTCTCGCCGGAGGACGCAAACTCGCGTGCTCGCGTCTTATCGAACCAACTCGCCGACAGAGTCGGGACTGCCCCCGACGAAGCGATATCAACCGCTCGAGAACTGCTCGATTACGACCCCGTTCTAACGACGAACACGGATGTGGTCGAGGCGATCGATACGTTCAGCATATCACAGAACACGGTCGCCGAACGCGTCGGCGTCGATCAGGCTACAATCTCCCGGTGGGTGAACGACGAAGTCCCACACGATCACGAGCGACTCGCGAGTGCGTGTCGTGAAATCATCCGCGACCGACAAGCGGAGCTACGCGCGCTAATCGATGGCATCGAGCGGCGCCAGGAGACGAACGTCTACGATCTCACGGTCGAAGGAACGCACAACTTCGTCGCCAACGGGATGGTCGTTCACAACTCCGAGGACCGCTCCGCGATGCACGAAGCACTAGAACAGCAGTCCATTAGCATAAGTAAGGCTGGTATCAACGCCACCCTCAAATCACGCTGTTCCCTGCTCGGCGCGGCAAACCCCAAGTACGGCCGCTTCGACCAGTACGAGCCGATCGGCGAGCAGATCGACCTCGAACCCGCCCTCATTTCGCGGTTCGACCTGATCTTCACGGTCACCGACCAGCCCGACGAGGAAGAAGACGCCCAGCTCGCCGAACACATCATCCAGACCAACTTCGCGGGCGAGTTGAACACCCAGCGCACCGAGATGGCGACGCCGAACGTCACCCGCGAACAGGTCGACGCCCAGACCGAGGAGGTCGAGCCGACGATCGACGCCGAGTTGCTCCGAAAGTACGTCGCCCACGCAAAGAGCAACGTGTTCCCGACGATGACCGAGGATGCCCAAGAGGCGATCCAGCAGTTCTACGTCGACCTGCGCTCGAAAGGGACCGACGAGGACGCCCCGGTGCCGGTCACCGCCCGGAAGCTCGAAGCGCTCGTCCGGCTGGCCGAAGCCAGTGCGCGCGTCCGGCTCTCGGACACCGTCGAGGTCGAGGACGCAGAGCGGGTCATCGAAATCGTCCGATCGTGCCTGCAGGACATCGGCGTCGATCCGGAGACGGGGCAGTTCGACGCCGACGTGGTCGAGACGGGGCAGTCCAAGACCCAGCGCGACCGGATCAAGAACATCAAGCAGCTCATCGCCGACGTGGAGGAGGACTACGAGGACGGCGCGCCGGTCGAGGTCGTGATGGACCGGGTCGACGAGATCGGCATGGATCAGACGAAAGCCGAGCGCGAGATCGAGAAGCTCAAACAGAAAGGCGAGGTGTACGAGCCCAACCTCGATCACCTCCGGACCGCGTAG
- a CDS encoding DUF7552 domain-containing protein encodes MSCSLRSLRARIESLATSGGRFGVACARTGVTPVPIGGLWFESREEARLAVDLAAAYRARLRRYDPTLQHHDLVVHECPLAVDAGIDARPAPEAARAGQPVPDDD; translated from the coding sequence ATGTCCTGCTCGCTCCGCTCACTCCGCGCTCGCATCGAATCGCTGGCGACGAGCGGCGGTCGCTTCGGCGTCGCCTGTGCTCGGACCGGCGTCACGCCGGTGCCGATCGGCGGTCTCTGGTTCGAGAGCCGCGAGGAAGCCCGGCTAGCCGTCGACCTCGCCGCTGCGTACCGCGCCCGTCTCCGGCGCTACGACCCGACGCTCCAGCACCACGACCTCGTCGTCCACGAGTGTCCGCTGGCCGTCGACGCCGGCATCGACGCTCGGCCCGCTCCCGAAGCCGCCCGTGCGGGTCAGCCAGTCCCCGACGACGACTGA
- a CDS encoding DUF7114 family protein, whose amino-acid sequence MDDAARIRRAADDAVADIEPAHLRERLDDLLAGASMAPGALALLSARAVDESVSTASVAERGAGVQLIYEGLRLTRRLARDEPWAERDPDEHTDPNVDVLAADVLVSRGFYLLARTEAADAAVDVVRSFGRDQTLRRDATPENARSLDRSLETSVLELAVTAGTTAVDGVSPTGDAAAVRSRLTHVAAELGRTADVPLPPAAELLSGDLDAVLGSTPGEGAAVDDHVRSAIDH is encoded by the coding sequence ATGGACGATGCCGCGAGGATACGGCGTGCAGCCGACGACGCCGTCGCCGACATCGAGCCGGCACATCTGCGTGAGCGACTCGACGACCTACTCGCCGGCGCCTCGATGGCGCCCGGGGCGCTCGCGCTGCTGAGCGCCCGCGCCGTCGACGAATCGGTCTCGACGGCGTCGGTCGCCGAGCGCGGCGCCGGCGTCCAACTCATCTACGAAGGACTCCGGCTCACCCGCCGGCTCGCCCGCGATGAGCCGTGGGCCGAGCGCGACCCCGACGAGCACACCGACCCAAACGTCGACGTTCTCGCCGCCGACGTGCTCGTCTCGCGGGGATTCTATCTCCTCGCGCGCACGGAGGCCGCCGATGCGGCGGTCGATGTCGTCCGGTCGTTCGGCCGCGATCAGACGCTCCGGCGCGACGCCACACCCGAGAACGCCCGATCGCTCGATCGCTCGCTGGAGACTTCGGTGCTCGAACTCGCGGTGACCGCTGGCACCACGGCCGTCGACGGCGTCTCTCCGACCGGCGACGCCGCCGCGGTCCGATCGCGGCTCACACACGTCGCAGCCGAACTCGGCCGCACGGCCGACGTTCCACTCCCGCCGGCCGCGGAGTTGCTGTCCGGCGACCTCGATGCAGTGCTCGGTTCGACGCCCGGTGAGGGGGCCGCTGTTGACGATCACGTTCGGTCCGCGATCGATCACTGA
- a CDS encoding NAD+ synthase — translation MVDLRFSDAELAARRDQITTFIAEQAAAAGADGAVLGLSGGIDSTLVAHLAVEALGEDGLHGLVMPGVVSDDENMSDAERVALDLGIEYDVIEIEPIVDAFVAAYPESAGDETAVGNARARTRAVLNYLVSNHENRLVLGTGNRSEALVGYYTKYGDGAVDCHPIGNLYKQQVRQLARAVGVPDDLVEKTPTAGLWSEQTDEDELGIPYDTLDPILAVHVDGGVPASATARLVDADVETIEYVRELYEQSAHKRAMPPSPDPVE, via the coding sequence ATGGTGGACCTTCGATTCTCCGACGCCGAACTCGCCGCTCGGCGTGATCAGATCACGACGTTCATCGCCGAGCAGGCCGCGGCGGCCGGCGCCGACGGCGCGGTGCTGGGGCTCTCTGGCGGCATCGACAGCACGCTCGTCGCACACCTCGCCGTCGAGGCGCTGGGCGAGGACGGCCTCCACGGGCTTGTGATGCCCGGGGTCGTCAGCGACGACGAGAATATGAGCGACGCCGAGCGCGTCGCGCTCGATCTGGGCATCGAGTACGACGTGATCGAGATCGAGCCGATCGTCGACGCGTTCGTCGCCGCCTACCCCGAGAGTGCGGGCGACGAGACGGCCGTCGGTAACGCTCGTGCCCGGACGCGAGCAGTGCTCAACTACCTCGTCTCGAACCACGAGAACCGGCTGGTTCTCGGCACCGGGAACCGGAGCGAGGCGCTCGTGGGCTACTACACGAAGTACGGTGACGGCGCCGTCGACTGCCACCCGATCGGCAACCTCTACAAACAGCAGGTTCGCCAATTGGCTCGCGCGGTCGGCGTGCCCGACGATCTCGTCGAGAAGACGCCGACGGCGGGGCTGTGGAGCGAGCAGACCGACGAGGACGAACTCGGAATTCCCTACGACACGCTCGATCCGATCTTGGCGGTCCACGTCGACGGCGGCGTCCCGGCGTCCGCGACCGCCCGACTGGTCGACGCCGATGTCGAAACTATCGAATACGTCCGCGAGCTGTACGAGCAAAGCGCCCACAAGCGTGCGATGCCGCCCTCGCCCGACCCGGTCGAGTGA
- the proC gene encoding pyrroline-5-carboxylate reductase, with the protein MVHVSVIGCGNMGSALIRGLSRTGNHTITACDVDEEVLDEVEPYCETTTTDLAEAAEATVVFVVVKPDLTAGIVDDLDLSAEQTLVSIAAGVSTDALEPRTDATVVRVMPNLAAATGDMAAAVAGDEITDEVAELLDDAGVFVEIDEAQMHTSTAVNGSGPAFVFYLIKAMMDAGVESGLNPDEAKVLAAQTFKGAAETVIQSEESIDQLIDDVCSPKGTTIEGMKVLRESTADEAVAEAVFAAERRSEELAGEGDDE; encoded by the coding sequence ATGGTACACGTCAGCGTCATCGGCTGCGGAAATATGGGGAGTGCCCTCATTCGAGGGCTTTCGAGGACCGGCAATCACACGATCACGGCCTGTGATGTCGACGAGGAAGTGCTCGACGAGGTCGAACCGTACTGCGAAACGACCACGACGGATCTCGCCGAGGCGGCCGAGGCGACGGTCGTGTTCGTCGTCGTCAAGCCCGATCTCACCGCGGGGATCGTCGACGATCTCGACCTCTCGGCCGAGCAGACGCTCGTCTCGATCGCCGCGGGCGTTTCGACGGACGCGCTCGAGCCCCGGACGGACGCCACGGTCGTTCGCGTGATGCCGAACCTCGCCGCCGCGACGGGGGACATGGCGGCGGCCGTCGCCGGCGACGAGATCACCGACGAGGTCGCCGAGTTGCTCGACGACGCCGGCGTGTTCGTCGAAATCGACGAGGCGCAGATGCACACCTCGACCGCGGTCAACGGGAGCGGCCCCGCGTTCGTCTTCTATCTCATCAAAGCGATGATGGACGCAGGCGTCGAGAGCGGTCTGAACCCCGACGAGGCGAAAGTTCTCGCCGCACAGACGTTCAAGGGCGCCGCCGAGACGGTGATCCAGTCCGAGGAGTCAATCGACCAGCTCATCGACGATGTCTGTTCCCCGAAGGGCACCACCATCGAAGGGATGAAAGTGCTTCGAGAGAGCACCGCCGACGAGGCGGTCGCGGAGGCAGTCTTCGCCGCTGAACGGCGGTCCGAGGAGCTGGCGGGAGAGGGTGACGATGAGTGA
- the proB gene encoding glutamate 5-kinase — protein sequence MSETPQLTDPEELDAVDDARRLAADAELVVVKAGTNSLTDDESNLDDEKVDKLVEDVMDLRRQGKKVLLVSSGAVGAGKGLLDLADETVEQSQALSTVGQSQLMHRYTESFDRFDQTVAQILLTENDLDDPDRFTNFTNTVEALFEWGIVPILNENDAVATEELRIGDNDMISSSVAIGIDADLLVTLTDVGGVYTGNPKHDASAERIEAVGSNYGAVQELVSDSSSDEFGGIQTKVSGARSASEHGIPAVIAKSTEDDVLDKISAQKEVGTLFVPINDDD from the coding sequence ATGAGTGAGACGCCCCAGCTGACCGATCCCGAGGAACTCGACGCCGTCGACGACGCCAGACGGCTGGCGGCGGATGCAGAGCTGGTCGTCGTCAAGGCGGGGACGAACTCGCTGACAGACGACGAGTCGAACCTCGACGACGAGAAGGTCGACAAGCTCGTCGAGGACGTGATGGACCTCCGCCGGCAGGGAAAGAAGGTATTGCTCGTGTCCTCCGGCGCGGTCGGGGCGGGCAAGGGCCTGCTCGATCTGGCGGACGAGACGGTCGAGCAGTCCCAAGCGCTGTCGACGGTCGGCCAGTCCCAGCTCATGCACCGGTACACCGAGAGCTTCGATCGGTTCGACCAGACCGTCGCCCAGATCCTGCTGACCGAAAACGACCTCGACGATCCGGACCGGTTCACCAACTTCACGAACACCGTCGAGGCGCTGTTCGAATGGGGCATCGTCCCGATCCTCAACGAGAACGACGCCGTTGCGACCGAGGAGCTTCGCATCGGCGACAACGACATGATCTCGTCGTCGGTTGCGATCGGCATCGACGCGGACCTGCTGGTCACGCTCACCGACGTGGGCGGCGTGTACACCGGAAATCCGAAACACGACGCGTCGGCCGAGCGCATCGAAGCCGTCGGCAGCAACTACGGCGCGGTACAGGAGTTGGTCTCGGACAGCTCGTCGGACGAGTTCGGTGGCATCCAGACCAAAGTGTCCGGCGCACGCTCGGCGAGCGAGCACGGCATCCCGGCCGTCATCGCCAAGTCGACCGAGGACGACGTGCTAGACAAGATCAGTGCCCAGAAGGAGGTCGGGACGCTATTCGTTCCCATAAACGACGATGACTGA
- a CDS encoding glutamate-5-semialdehyde dehydrogenase: MTEKTTETKVEEAQTAALEIAGLSDDARADALHSIADAIDANHEEILAANEKDVEEAEELLEAGEYTQALVDRLKLSPSKLESITDMVRSVAAQEDPLGKTQTARELDEDLELYKNTVPIGVVGTIFESRPDALVQIASLCLRSGNAVILKGGSEASHSNRVLFELIEEATADVPDGWAQLIEARADVDTVLGMDDSIDLVMPRGSSEFVSYIQDNTSIPVLGHTEGVCHVYVDEDADLSMATEIAYDAKVQYPAVCNAVETLLVHESVAEEFLPMIAERYEDAGVEMRGDEASRAIVSMEEASEADWETEYGDLVVAVKIVESLGEATSHITTYGSKHTDSIVTDDSDRAARFMRSLDSASVFHNASTRFADGYRYGLGAEVGISTGKIHARGPVGLEGLTTYQYYLEGDGQLVGTYAGTDAKPFVHEDFDGSWTPGSLSDR, from the coding sequence ATGACTGAGAAAACGACCGAAACCAAGGTGGAGGAGGCACAGACCGCCGCGCTGGAGATCGCGGGGCTGTCCGACGACGCGCGAGCGGACGCCCTGCACTCGATCGCGGACGCGATCGACGCGAACCACGAGGAGATCCTCGCGGCAAACGAGAAAGACGTCGAGGAGGCCGAAGAGCTCCTCGAAGCAGGCGAGTACACACAGGCGCTCGTCGACCGGCTCAAGCTCTCTCCCTCGAAGCTAGAGAGCATCACGGACATGGTCCGGAGCGTCGCCGCGCAGGAGGACCCGCTCGGGAAAACCCAGACCGCCCGAGAGCTCGACGAGGACCTAGAGCTGTACAAAAACACCGTTCCGATCGGCGTCGTCGGAACGATCTTCGAGTCCAGACCCGACGCGCTCGTCCAGATCGCGTCGCTGTGTCTGCGCTCGGGGAACGCGGTGATCCTCAAAGGCGGCAGCGAGGCGAGCCACTCCAACCGAGTGCTCTTCGAACTGATCGAGGAGGCGACGGCCGACGTGCCCGACGGCTGGGCACAGCTCATCGAGGCCCGCGCCGACGTGGACACCGTCCTCGGCATGGACGACTCTATCGACCTCGTCATGCCGCGCGGTAGCTCGGAGTTCGTGAGCTACATTCAGGACAACACGAGCATCCCCGTCCTCGGGCACACCGAGGGCGTCTGTCACGTCTACGTCGACGAGGACGCCGACCTCTCGATGGCGACCGAGATCGCCTACGACGCGAAGGTCCAGTACCCCGCGGTGTGCAACGCCGTCGAGACGCTGCTGGTCCACGAGAGCGTCGCCGAGGAGTTCCTGCCCATGATCGCCGAGCGCTACGAGGACGCCGGCGTCGAGATGCGCGGCGACGAGGCGTCGAGAGCGATCGTGTCGATGGAAGAAGCCAGCGAGGCCGACTGGGAGACCGAGTACGGCGACCTCGTCGTCGCCGTCAAGATCGTCGAATCGCTCGGCGAGGCGACCAGCCACATCACGACGTACGGCTCGAAACACACCGATTCGATCGTGACCGACGACTCGGATCGCGCGGCTCGGTTCATGCGGAGCCTCGACTCGGCGAGCGTGTTCCACAACGCCTCGACCCGATTCGCCGACGGCTACCGCTACGGCCTCGGCGCCGAAGTCGGGATCAGCACCGGGAAGATCCACGCGCGCGGTCCCGTCGGCCTCGAAGGGCTCACCACCTACCAGTACTACCTCGAAGGCGACGGCCAGCTCGTCGGCACGTACGCCGGCACCGACGCGAAGCCGTTCGTCCACGAGGACTTCGACGGCTCGTGGACGCCGGGGTCGCTGTCGGACCGATAG
- a CDS encoding L-threonylcarbamoyladenylate synthase encodes MTDIEDAAAAIRSGELVVYPTETVYGLAADAVDADAVERAFAAKGRDRSNPMSLGVPDVETAAEYVEPTDREREFMDEFLPGPVTVVCQRRSSVPDVLTAGKDRVGVRVPDHDLALELLDEVAPTPITATSANVSGRASVLDAADLDEEIREAAAVVLDGGETAGTESTVVDVSAGTIHRRGAMADEIEAWLAEH; translated from the coding sequence ATGACTGACATCGAGGACGCCGCCGCTGCGATCCGATCGGGCGAGCTTGTCGTCTATCCGACCGAGACCGTCTACGGACTGGCCGCCGACGCCGTCGACGCCGACGCCGTCGAACGAGCGTTCGCGGCGAAAGGTCGAGACCGGTCGAACCCGATGTCGCTTGGCGTACCGGATGTCGAGACCGCCGCCGAGTACGTCGAGCCGACCGACCGCGAGCGGGAATTCATGGACGAGTTTCTCCCCGGTCCGGTGACGGTCGTCTGCCAGCGCCGCTCCTCGGTACCAGACGTTCTCACAGCCGGGAAAGACCGCGTCGGCGTGCGCGTGCCGGATCACGACCTTGCCCTGGAGTTGCTCGACGAGGTCGCGCCGACGCCGATCACCGCGACGAGCGCGAACGTGAGCGGCCGGGCGAGCGTGCTGGACGCGGCCGATCTCGACGAGGAGATCCGCGAGGCCGCCGCGGTCGTGCTCGACGGCGGTGAGACCGCGGGCACCGAGAGCACCGTCGTCGACGTGAGCGCCGGGACGATCCACCGGCGGGGGGCGATGGCCGACGAGATCGAGGCGTGGCTGGCCGAGCACTGA
- a CDS encoding CRISPR-associated protein Cas4: MSHHAFSDLRLAAYCPRKLYYARRDDDRTPPPEIERRRDLAVRYDDLLDADDAALDTEPIAVAPEQFRENLERTRRRLDDWDGLCDPAERDVLLTGRECRGVAHKLLADPPRPSIVSAGSPPEQGVWAPQSVHAVAAAKALAWERERPVERAYVEYPTHGVVRPVDLTVRRKAAYRQTIRTLESIDGPPARLRDDAKCDSCEYADDCGVRTRSLRSMLGFG; this comes from the coding sequence GTGTCCCATCACGCTTTCAGTGATCTCCGACTCGCGGCGTACTGTCCCCGAAAACTCTACTACGCCCGCCGCGACGACGACCGGACGCCGCCGCCCGAGATCGAGCGGCGCCGCGACCTCGCCGTCCGCTACGACGACCTGCTCGACGCCGACGACGCCGCGCTCGATACCGAACCGATCGCGGTCGCTCCCGAGCAGTTTCGCGAGAATCTGGAGCGCACTCGACGCCGCCTCGACGACTGGGATGGCCTCTGCGATCCTGCCGAGCGCGACGTGCTCCTGACCGGTCGGGAGTGTCGCGGCGTCGCCCACAAACTCCTCGCGGATCCTCCGCGTCCGTCGATCGTTTCCGCCGGTAGCCCGCCCGAACAGGGCGTCTGGGCGCCCCAGTCGGTCCACGCCGTCGCCGCCGCGAAGGCGCTGGCCTGGGAGCGCGAACGGCCGGTCGAGCGCGCCTACGTCGAGTACCCGACCCACGGCGTCGTGCGGCCGGTCGATCTCACGGTGCGCCGGAAAGCCGCCTATCGACAGACGATTCGCACCCTCGAATCGATCGACGGCCCGCCCGCACGCCTGCGCGACGACGCCAAGTGCGACTCTTGTGAGTACGCCGACGACTGTGGCGTCCGGACGCGCTCGCTGCGCTCGATGCTGGGGTTCGGGTAG